AAACGCGAGCAAGCTGGTCATGTGCTTGTCTCGATTGTATCGCCCTTCCGATCCATTGATCCTCTAGACGGCGGCAGCCGCGGCGGCGTTCCGAGCCCAGGCGTCGAGGTCGCGGACGTCAGCCAGCGTCGCCGGGGGAGCGCCGGATCGGCCGACGGCGCGGTCGAGCGCGGTTTCGATGACGCGCGGGATTCCGGTGAACGGCAGGCGCCGCGCCAGAAACGCCGCCACCGCCACTTCGTTGGCGGCGTTCAGCACTACCGGCAGAGCCGCCCCGCCGGCGAGGGCCTGGTGCGCGAGGCGAAGGCACGGGAACCGGTCCGGGTCGGGCGGGAGGAACTCCAGCCGCCCCGCCGCCGCCAGATCGAGTGGCGGCAGGGGCGCGTTCCACCGTTCGGGGTACGAAAAGGCGTACTGAATCGGCAAGCGCATGTCGGTGACCCCCAACTGCGCCAGGAACGAGCCGTCCCGAAACTCCACCAGTGAGTGGACGATCGACTGCGGATGGACGACGACGGCCAGCTGATCGGCGGCGGCGCCGAACAGCCAGCGCGCCTCGATCAGCTCCAGCCCCTTGTTCATGAGCGTCGCCGAGTCGACCGTGATCTTCGGCCCCATCGTCCAGGTGGGATGCTGCAGCGCATCCTCCGGCGTGACGTGCTCCAGTTCGGCGGCCGCACGCTTCCGGAACGGGCCGCCCGACGCGGTCAGGATGTAGCGAACGACGTCGTCGCGCGGGCGCCCGTCCACACACTGATGGATCGCGTTGTGCTCGCTGTCTACCGGCAACAGGCTGACGCCGTGCCGCTCGGCGGCGTCGACCATCAACGAGCCCGCCATAACGAGCACTTCCTTGTTGGCGAGGGCAATGGTCTTGCCCGCTTCGATCGCCGCCAGCGTAGCCCCGAGCGCCGCGGTGCCGGACGAAGCGCACAGGACCAGGTCGACGTCCGGGTGCGTTGCGACCGCGGTCAGGCCGTCTTCGCCGAAACCGGCCACAACGCCGTCCGCCAGTGAGCCGGAGGCGCGGAGGCGATCGAGCGCCTCGCGCGTCGCAAGCGAGACGACGCGCGGCCGCACTTCCGCCAACTGGGCGGCGAACCGGTCGACGTTGCCGCCCGCCGCCAGGCCGACGACACGCAACCGATCGGGATGCGACGCGACGACAGCCAGGGCGCTGCGCCCGATCGATCCGGTGGAGCCGAGAATCGCGATTCGCTTCACTGGCGTGTCATCCTGCGCCCATGACCAGGCCATAGTAGACCGGCGCGGCGAACAGCATCGCGTCGATCCGGTCGAGCACGCCACCATGACCCGGGATCAACCCGGAGGCGTCCTTCAGGCCGGATGCCCGCTTCAGGTGCGACTCGAACAGGTCGCCGGCGATACCGACCAGGGCCAGCGTCGCACCGAATGCCACGCGTTGCGCCGGCGGCAGCGCCGGCATCCACCAGGCGCCGACGACGGCGAATGCTCCTGCCCCGGCCACCACGCCGCAGAGCGCGCCCTCCACCGTCTTCTTC
The nucleotide sequence above comes from Acidobacteriota bacterium. Encoded proteins:
- a CDS encoding 1-deoxy-D-xylulose-5-phosphate reductoisomerase, translating into MAWSWAQDDTPVKRIAILGSTGSIGRSALAVVASHPDRLRVVGLAAGGNVDRFAAQLAEVRPRVVSLATREALDRLRASGSLADGVVAGFGEDGLTAVATHPDVDLVLCASSGTAALGATLAAIEAGKTIALANKEVLVMAGSLMVDAAERHGVSLLPVDSEHNAIHQCVDGRPRDDVVRYILTASGGPFRKRAAAELEHVTPEDALQHPTWTMGPKITVDSATLMNKGLELIEARWLFGAAADQLAVVVHPQSIVHSLVEFRDGSFLAQLGVTDMRLPIQYAFSYPERWNAPLPPLDLAAAGRLEFLPPDPDRFPCLRLAHQALAGGAALPVVLNAANEVAVAAFLARRLPFTGIPRVIETALDRAVGRSGAPPATLADVRDLDAWARNAAAAAAV